In Zingiber officinale cultivar Zhangliang chromosome 1A, Zo_v1.1, whole genome shotgun sequence, a genomic segment contains:
- the LOC121998487 gene encoding protein P21-like: MATSITAVLCFFLFLLPLSINAATFQIVNSCSFTVWAAWATTGPRAGGGSQLNPGQSWTININAGATGGRIWPRTGCSSDGRNCQTGDCGMLQCQGYGRAPNTLAEFSLNQFNNLDFFDISNVDGYNVGIDFSPTSGGCRGIRCSANIVGECPAQLRAPGGCNNPCTVFGTPEYCCTNGPCGPTDFSRFFKTRCPDAYSYPQDDATSTFTCPGGTNYRVTFCP; the protein is encoded by the coding sequence ATGGCTACATCAATCACCGCCGTGCTctgtttcttcctcttcctccttcctctctccaTTAACGCCGCCACCTTCCAGATCGTCAACAGCTGCTCCTTCACCGTCTGGGCCGCATGGGCCACCACCGGCCCCCGAGCAGGCGGCGGTAGCCAGCTCAACCCGGGTCAGTCCTGGACCATCAACATTAACGCCGGCGCCACTGGCGGCCGCATATGGCCCCGCACTGGGTGCTCCTCCGACGGCAGAAACTGCCAGACCGGCGACTGCGGGATGCTGCAGTGCCAGGGCTACGGCCGGGCGCCCAACACCTTAGCCGAGTTCTCCCTCAACCAGTTCAACAACCTCGACTTCTTCGACATCTCCAACGTGGACGGGTACAACGTGGGTATAGACTTCAGCCCCACCAGTGGCGGGTGCCGCGGGATCCGGTGCTCCGCCAACATCGTGGGGGAGTGCCCGGCGCAGCTGAGGGCGCCGGGGGGCTGCAACAACCCCTGCACCGTGTTCGGGACGCCGGAGTACTGCTGCACCAATGGACCGTGTGGGCCCACGGATTTTTCAAGGTTCTTTAAGACGCGGTGCCCGGACGCCTACAGCTACCCGCAGGACGACGCGACCAGCACGTTCACCTGCCCCGGCGGCACCAACTACAGAGTCACATTCTGCCCTTGA